A region from the Thermostichus vulcanus str. 'Rupite' genome encodes:
- a CDS encoding fasciclin domain-containing protein: MPDIVDIAVSVEGFSTLVTAVKAANLVDTLKSPGPFTVFAPTDAAFAKLPAGTITTLVQNIPQLTRILCYHVVPGPLKKADLAKFQTVGSVEGSPIDLTIDEDIFEVNNATVLQADVEAENGIIHVIDTVILMRPHWFWPIMNSTLPAGV, translated from the coding sequence ATGCCAGACATTGTCGATATTGCCGTTTCTGTAGAAGGCTTTTCCACGTTGGTAACGGCGGTGAAAGCAGCCAATTTGGTGGATACTCTCAAGAGCCCTGGCCCGTTTACTGTCTTTGCCCCGACGGATGCTGCTTTTGCCAAACTGCCCGCTGGAACGATCACCACGCTGGTGCAAAACATCCCCCAATTGACTCGCATTCTGTGTTATCACGTTGTCCCCGGTCCCCTGAAAAAAGCCGATCTAGCCAAGTTCCAAACCGTTGGATCGGTGGAGGGATCCCCGATTGATCTCACAATCGACGAAGATATTTTCGAGGTGAACAATGCCACTGTCCTTCAGGCCGATGTTGAAGCAGAGAATGGCATCATTCACGTCATCGACACGGTAATCTTGATGCGGCCCCATTGGTTCTGGCCCATCATGAACTCCACTCTACCCGCCGGAGTATAA